In Epinephelus fuscoguttatus linkage group LG6, E.fuscoguttatus.final_Chr_v1, the DNA window GACTGCTTCTCGGTTGAATCTGTTTTTGCCGAATTAAGGTGTGTGCACCACACTTGTTCAGTTGAAGGTTATAGATAAATTCTTTAAACAACTGTATAGAGTTCAGCGGGTGTGTCAACATCATGGGAAGCAGTGCTGAGTTAGCATGTAAAGGCTACTGGGTATTGTCTCTTAGACATTCCTATAGATGTAGAAGTGATGAAGCCTGAGTGGCAGAAGGTCGTTCAGTTGTCATTTGCCTTAACACCTCACCTGTCACCTACACGACTGACAGTCTGCGTTAGCTTTGGAAGGATTTCACTGCATtgatttgtatttctttctcCTTTACAGACTGCAAGGTATTCAGCTTTGATTGCTGGCATCATCTATGGCAAGAAGAGATATGGTGAGTTCTTTTGATCAGTTACCATGTGTGCTGGACTTTACTGGAAAAGCGCACTGAGATAAACCCACTGTAATATAGTGAATATAGAAGAAGATTTTACACTCTAAACATTAAGTTTAAAACCAGATTCTGttacaaagaaaagcaaaacatgCAATATCGTCAACTTGACTAATTAGATAACACACTCCAGTTACTGGATTAAAGGACACTAAACGTTTAAGTGCCAAGAGATGGCAACTCTCCAATCAGTTCCTCTGTTTATCTTatttaaaggttcagtatgtaacatttagggggatttagtggcagctAATGATGAGGATTGCAGATAACAACCAGCTAAAATTTCTCCTGGTGGAATtcgtcagtgttcattgttgagcAGGTTTTTACTGGAGCCCAATTATTCGCAGTGGCCTCTTCCTCTTAGAAAAGAACAGACAAGGTgatgaaaaacacagaataaagcagtttcatgttacaaatcagtttcTCACATCTGGCACTTCCCAGACAGCCCACTTTCTCAGTACCccctcaccttatttctgattcAGATGTtaagctttctttttttttttttttttttttttactgtgagtggaattatctgtagaggtctcctccactccaaaacaaatggacctgatGTGATTTAACGAGATAGAAAAttattaaagcagtttcacattaaaaaaaatcagtgttttcataACGCTCTTACtccagaggggctgctaactacagatgcaaaaatgtgaatggccctgtctagagtcagtgtttggtttgtccattcttggCTACTCTAGAAACATTGCAATGCAACATGGAGATCTCATAGTAGACAAGGaaccgctccctatgtagatataaagggctcattttaaagtaatgaaaacatgacaattCTTATTGTCAGGTGAATGTACACTAAAGAAGATGCACTTACTAtgttcaatttctgccaatatatccccctaaatcctacacactggaacttGGCATTGTAGACGCATATAAGTCAGGTCCGTGTACATGTATATAATTCTTGGTTGGTGCTTCTTAACAAGATGTgcacttaaaataatattaccaGATGTAATTTTCCCATaatgaatgattaaaaacaacctTTACTTTCTTAGATTACCTGAAGCCTATTGcagctgaggagaggaggattgaggaagaggagaaaaagattCGAGAGGAGCAGGAGCGCATTGCCAAGGAGCTAAGAGAAGGTAAGCTAATAGCAACACCAATGTACAGTAATTGTAAACTATATTTGAAATCCTGCGTGTACTAATCAAACTTATTTTACTCTCTCCTTACAGCAAGTGAAGATACTATTTTGAAGTAAAGCTGGTGTCCCCTATGAGGATGTCCATGTGCAATTCCCAACCTCTCCCTCCTTTTTCCTGGAGTACTAGCAGCAAAGTCGGGTCCAACCAGTCAAACACACCGTGCTGTGGATTTATCACTGTACCCTTGTATAATACAACACCTCTCTGGATTGCCAGATACAGTGATTTCATGTTAGTTACATGATAGAAAATAAAGCTCTTCAACTCAACATTGTAATAATTCAAATGTTATTAAGTTCATATTTGTAATGAAACAATGGAATAAATACAGAAGTACATGATAACTGTGGTCTTTCTTTACCAGCATGTGACCCTTGGTTACAGTCAGTGTTCTCCTTTAGCCACTTTACATAACAGTTTTAACAGATCTTTGTTTaaaattttaacttattttgcAATTAAGAATTTATTCACATAAGTTAgcatattaaagggacagtcgactccaaaagcaaaaatacatatttttccctctcacctgtcatgctatttatcagtctagattgttttggtgtgagttgcctaGTGTTGGCGATATCAGCCATTGAGATGCttggaactaaatggcactcaTGGTGCTCAATAAGATCAATAAATAGCTACAGGCCAGAagaaaaatttgtatttttgatctTGGGGTCAACTGTCCCTTTTTAAATGCAGAAGTTTTTAATGTGTTGCAGTGAAATCATGTTGAGTTGCTTCCTATTTGCCAACACATTTTCTCCAGTTATAATATCTACTTACCTTTTGTCCTTTATGTGAAAAAGTTGGATTTGAAACATGACAGGCCTCATTGTGTTGATCTTATTAAAAAGTAAGGTGCTTACATGTCAGAAGAATCATTTCTAAAGGAAGCTGATAAGCAACCTATTAATTCTCTCATGGAAAAGGCATATGCTTAAACAATAATTTCCTCACTGTGTTGAGTTCCTACTGTAGAGTGAGCCAACAATCCTATGTGAAAGTTAATACTTGGTTGTCTATGCTACACACTTAATGAGAGTAGAAAAATCATTTACTAAGGAaattcatttcagttttaaagTTATAAGGATTGGTCGACGTGGGTCAAGCTGAAACAATATTAGAAATTAAgctgccttttatttttttgacaatAGAAAATATGTGGTCtttaaaatgtaagaaagaAGATACACTGCCTCGCAGCTGTATGCCAGgcaagttacagtttacatccacgtctGTCCACACTGATGTAGCCACCACAGTTAACAAGTCTTCAAATATGGATGcagctgcaaagaagctactttaaaaaaaaacaaaacaaaaaaaaaacatggatgcttcatacacattttaaatccaACAGCAAAGAAGATATTTGCAACCCTAACCCTAAGGTTGGctcccaagattagtgtcaccaattcaccAAATGTCTGCCCATCCATTCCCGAGTTATGTAGCTATTCAGCCCAGGCAAGTGTCAATGCAGAAGATTATGATGTCAGAGTGAAAGTGACCTTTGACGTTTTGGATATACAATGTCATCACTTTGTTTACTtttgttagacatttgtgtgaaattttgtcataattaatgtacgaattcttgagttatgaccaaaatcatgttttgtgaggccactgtgaccttgacctttgaccacgaaattctgatcagttcatctgTCAGTCTACAGggacttttgtgccaaatttaaagaaattccctcaaggtgttgttGCGATATTGCCTCGTTGAGAATAAGACGGACTAGGTCATAGtgactctgacctttgaccaccaaaatctaatagGTTCAACCTTGAGTCCAAGAAGacatttgtgccagatttgaagaaTTTCCCTGATTTGTCTAAGATCTGGGCCTCCCTGTCCTCCCTTACAGATACAGAGTTGATGAATCTGCTGACGTTGTGGTGTTTAAgtacaaaacagaaacagtatTCTACTGACCGGTACACAGCGTACATACACAGCGTGATCATAATTTTTATAACACTGACTTGAGAGAATTATGGGTTATATGAAACATGAAGACATAATCATAAATCCAGCTGTTCCCCTACAGTCCCTTGAGGGCCATGTGTTGCTCACAGCGAAGACCACTGCTGACAGTCTTTTTACCCAGATGCAATCAGTGGTCATCTTAATACAGAATGACTAAAACTTGAAATTCCATGGGGATATTTGTGTATTCTTACATCCCTCTCTGATGGTAACCTGTTATTATTCAGCAGTCACCTGGCATGACTTCAGTCCAGACATGCTAAACCCAGGTTTAAAGTAGGTGTGCATCTGTGTACGTCTGGGATCATTTAGACCTAGCTTTTCTTTTTAGATTAGAGATGCAGAGCTTGTACTGCTGACATGTGTCAGGTTGATATTTTTGAAAGCCCTGATCGGCCCAGGATGTCACAGCACAGAGGTCTTACCTAATATTCTCAGGACAGGCTATTATTAGAACAATAACAATGCCAGGATCGACTAAAAATAGAAACTGAACTTACTGGCATGCCTCTTGGCTTTACTTAGCTCTCACAGATAGCAAAAATATCTTCCCAGGACTGGTGAGCGTGGCAAGACTGGGATTACAGTGATCTAATTAGgctacaattttttttcttccatttcttTTAAAAGTACATCAccaaacaaatgaaataaaaaaaagaagaagaaggataTTAAAATGACTAGAGATAAacaggaattaaaataaaaattctaCAAAATAGAAATGATGGAAAAATACTGATGACATTGTGAGCAAGAACACAAATTAGGtttacaaatgcaaaaaaaaaaagcaacaaaaaacaaacaaaaaacgtcACTTTGTCTTTAAGTGGGACATCTTTACACTTTGGCGTCTGTATGCACATTCACAGGCACATAACTGGTGTAAACTTCCTGTAAcacacctcagctgtttcctaCACAACACATTGTACCCCAGATTACAGGCTGAAGCTCTGGCAGCATTTACGCACAGGAGTACCATGCACATTACTTAACCAAGCAATCGACAACAGACGGGAACACCTGAGCCTCTGCTGACATAACATGATGGAGCGTCATTACCCCGTGTTATTCACTAGACTGTTTTATAACGTAAATGCTACGGTTCTTCATTTGTGGGgcctttaaatgtaaaaatgctcCTGTTTCTTCCTTTCCACATCTTTATTCTTAAACTTTGTAgatctttttatgttttaaataaaaatgttgtctACAGTGATGAACAAGAAAACCTTATTATTTAAGAGCACCTATGATCAGTGTCCAGTTAAACATGGCCAGGCAATGCTGGGAAATCTTAAGTGAATAAGGTCAAGGCCAGTTGTGAATGTGGAGAAGTATAAAAACAGAACTGGAAAAACTTTACTGGCCTGTCATGAACTTTATGGTTTGTTCCTGGGGATAAAATCCCAGTCTAGAGATTTGGaaacactttatctgaagatggaaacacacacacaaacaacccaaaaaaggagaagacagatggttgtttttttgctgaatAAAATCATCTCATTCATTTACACCGTATCACATTACCTTCTCAGCAGGTATGACTCAACAAATCTCATATTTGCACTTGGTCTCATTGGAGATCTTCATGCCTAAAATACACTTGTCTGCTCATGTAAACACATTTGCCCTGGGCGTGTGACTCGAGGCTCAGGCCAAGTGCCGTTATGTATCCTGTTATAGAGCCCTGCAAACAATTACATAAAGCCCACACACTGCTGAATGCAATGGTTCATCAGCTTACAGCGGGGGATTTTGTTAACTGGATTAGCGGTAGATTTAAACTCTGTATTTAGGTTCAAGAAGTGAAAATAATCAGTGAGCCTGTCTGTGCATCAGATATAAAAGGGCTCACACGGCGTCTTCTCACCACAGCTCAGACACGGCAGCAGCTCTTCACTGAAAACTTCCTGCAGCTTCATTCTACGCCTCAGGTAATAAGATGCTGCTTTGTGGTAACTAACTGGTCTTTTTGTAAACTAAATGTAGAGTAGTAAGAGTGACTTTTCTTCCTTTAAATGACAATTAGCATGCTTGACTTTGTTTTGCTTAGAATGGACTTCCAAATCTTTGCCCTGGTGATGTTGTTCCTGGCCTGTGTGGAGCAGGGCCTGGCCTCCTGTGTGGTTGACAGTTTCACAGTCAAAGAGGACTTTGACCCCAAGAGAGTGAGTATagaaatatgtgtgtgtattcaatTTAGTTACAGTGCAAGTCACTTCACAGTAATACTACTATGTAGGTTCAGGACAGCTAGCTGTCTCCCACAGATGAACGAGTAGGAAAACAGATTGAAAAGGAACAAAATGATGGACATCCTCAAAGTAAACCAGAACATCATCAGTGTTCAGTGAAATATAGTATTGCATACTGTGCTACAATCAGGGAATTTGTTGATCCTCTAAGATCCCTGATTGTAGTACACATGCAAAAGACTCAAATTTGGCTCTGTATGGTTTATATGTATAGCTATATTTTACTGATGAAATGCCtattaaaagaatttctgtATTCATCTTTCTGATTTTCTTCCTGACAGTATGAAGGAAAGTGGTATGCCCTGCAGAAGAAAGACCCCGAGGGTTTGTTCCTGCAAGACAACATCTCTGCTGAGTACACAGTTGGAGATGATGGTGCCATGATTGCTTCCTCCAGGGGCAGAGTGACTCTCTTTGGGTGggtatttgtcatttttcagtCACAGTCTGAATATGATTTTATGTTTAAACAAAAAGTTTCTGTTCctacttgcaaatgtgtcattTCTTTCTCTATGTGACATCCAGGTTTTGGGTTGTCTGTGCTGACATGGCTGCTCAGTACTCCGTGCCTGACCCCGGCACCCCTGGCAAGATGTTCATGAACTACCAGGGCCTGGCCAGCTACCTGTCGAGTGGCGGTAAGCTTCCTCAGCTGTACACAcagattctctctctctctctctctctctctctctctctctctctcacacagttgAAATTTACTTCTTGCTCTCTGCTCTTCCAGGTGACAACTACTGGGTCATTGACACAGACTATGACAACTATGCCATCACCTATGCCTGCCGCACCCTGAAGGAGGATGGAAGCTGCGAGGATGGATACTCCCTGGTCTTCTCCCGCAACCCACGTGGCCTCCCCCCTGCCATCCAGAGAGTCGTCCGCCAAAAGCAGGAGGAAATCTGCATGGCCGGAGAGTTCCAGCCTGTGCTGCAGTCTGGTAAGTACTCAGTCTGCCACATTCAGCTGCACTGACAGTcagacaaacagagaaacagagatctTGTACCTTGACTCGCTTTGAAAGTGTTTAGTTGATACACTGATGTCCTAAAAGGACACATTTTTAATATCAAGAGATAAAAGAAGTCTCTATGCTACACTTGGATTCATTGGACTACAGCCCTTTACAGCAATTTATTTCCAAAGGACTTTAAGATTTAAGTTCAGAAACACAGAAACGTGTTTAAGCTACATAAATCACTTATCAAATTGCCAAGTGCTGCTCTGAATCATTAAAGCTTCTAAAAAGCTCACTTTGTTGAGTAGTATTTAtacattaattattttaaactgtgtgttaCATTGAAACTCATCTAACACATGTTCCTCTTCTGTCTGTATTCTTAACAGGAGCCTGCTAGACTGTTCATTAGCTGGAGTTTGTCAAGCCCTTTGTTATCCTGGATTGATAATCATTGTCCTGTCTAAACTGAAGCCAAAGATCTTCTCAAAGACGCAAATATGAGAATAATCATGCTATGCTCATGATTGACCATGGTTCAGTGTCAAGTGAGAGAATTTGCAGATAAATCCACTTCAACGCCCCATGAAAAATTTAATAATGCTTCCAAGGTGAAACTATATTTCCAAATCCAAACCACTGAAAAGTAGCGGTTGAGTGAATGTAATGAAATCCCCAACCACACAGTATTGTCACATTGATGGGTACCATCTGCACTGTGTAATCATTCTGTAATGGTGACAATAAATTTTGTAAAGAAACtctgtccttgttttttttGATTCAACTTTTAATTATCCAGAGCACaaacatataaacacaacaatataaAGATCTGCGAcattggttaaaaaaacaaaaacaaattaaaaacagataACAAAAAATGACTCAAGTATCCATTATATTTGTTTGTCTGGCTGTAACAGTTTCTGATAACAGTGTGATCAGTTAATTATTAATCTCATTGCTCAGTGACATTTTGTATTTGACTTCAACAATGACACATTATGTGCAACTGCAAAACAAGCATTAATACTAAAATCTTATTTTAACACTGCGTTTAACAAGTTGTCCTTAAGGATGTATGACCTATTCATGTGTAAATACATTACAAGGATAAATCCAGTAATATTCAATAtattcttattgtcaacaaatccaatAAAAAGACCAAAATGGACAATGAATTGACCCAAAGAACAAGTGTTGCCTGCGTAtccaaagcctgatatatcCTGATATATAATTTTTTGTTGTCCAACATTCATTAACCAACTGTGTAttaatccactgctgaaaaCAGTCCCCGACAAATCACAGTGCCCAGCTTTttaggtaattttttttttaaattgaaactaCATATTATTGACCTGTCTTGTGTCTTCAGCAGAAACCAGTGGGATCTTGGCTGAGTGCCGAAGACAGTGTAGAAAAATTAGACAGTATTGAAAGAACAAGtgacatgttgtttgttttgattgacTTGTTAACCGTTTATGATTACGCATTACTAGTTAAACATGTTTCCACCAAGAAAGGATGTGTTCAATCCCTTTATCTATCACCATAAGCCAATAAATCTACAGCTGCTTTACAAGTGAATGTATTTGATCTTGTAATGTTTGCAGATTACTGTATTCAGTCACTTTTATCTAACATTCTCAAAGTCTTTGAACCTGAAACAACTACTATACACTGTCAATACATGTGATGCCTGTATTACAGCAGgagtatgaaaaataaatgtatgctTATAATTTGATTGGGGCATATCAGAAACGACCCATACTGTATAACATATATAATCAACATACTGAtgtctataaaatgtatttacatcGTACAAAACTATTTAGAAACATAATATAAATGGTGCCAGACTTGACTTTGGTCTACATCTCCTCTGAGTACCTCTCTGGCAGCGAGAACTGGCCGGGCCTTCCCCAGTAGTCCACAGCTCGGACTCTGTACAGACCGCCAACCTCCTGGTCCACTGTAGAGCACAACATGGTATATGGTATTATTTCTATGTCTGGATTTCAGTACGCTAAAATATGGTTTAAAAGGTGAATAATATTCAGTTTTGATGCTCACTGCCATTGCCTCTTACCAGGTGAATAAACATGAGAAGTAAAAATGGTGTCTTGAGTATTGATTCTGCTGAATTCCTTTTGCTCTGTGGAGAACTCCACTTCAAATGTCTTAATGCATCTGCAAATGCAAAGAAGTTTAAATGCATGAATGACTGCTGTCTTGTTCGTGGTCTATGCATattaaatattcacctcatctCAGCATAGTTATTTAGAGTCTACTGAACTGCTGCACCTAATATATAGGAGTTCTAGATAAGACATTTTTAAGTGAATAAATCTGAACCCACTTTCActtcttttgtattttcttgctgtgacaaatcaaaaaacaaacaaacaaaaaacgtgCACCTACTTGCAGTCAATACAGTGGTCTGACCAGGCAATCAGAACTTGGCCTTTGGTGATCCTGATAAAGCGTAATCCATTCACCTAACCAAAAGTCAGATATTGagagttaataataataatatctttAAAATTATGCAGCTCAGTCCCATAAAAGTATTTGTTGGCTGTGTACCACTTACATCTATGAAGCTTCCATCACAGCACAGGCTTTGAGTTACATTCAGGACACACTGTCTTCATACTTAAATCATAAACCCCTTTCTGTCTTTGCAAAGTTTCAGTGCCTAGAGAAAATCTGCCTTACTTGAATAAATGCACAAAGTAGGAGTCTACTCTTAAACTGTTACAGATAAATAACATTTATGAGAGAGGTGGACTGTGAGGTTCATGCAAACAAGGAGAACAATTAAAGATACTTTGacttaatgttgctgttgtgtgttcagtgttggtACTGACCTGGCCTGGCACTGCTTTGGGTCGGGCACAAACATGTATGAGGAGGACAGAGGGCAGGGACAGTTCAGCTTTCAGAGTCAGAGTGTCCCCAGCAGGGACTTCCCAGGGTCCATCAACATGAGGGTCCTGACACAGTGACACATCATCAGTGGGTTACAGCACTTTATGGAGATGAAAAGCCCAAACTGATCGAACAAATCAGCTCTGCCTTAATGTCAGCAGATGGAATTCAACATATTAATTAAAGCTGTGCTGAAAAGGATTTTCATCCATGAATACACCTGGCCTCACAACAGTGTGCAAGTAACATGTACACGGTCTCATATTACATACTAGAAAATCTGAGAGATCAGGCACGCCATCTACCAAACAACACCGACACTTAACAGATATATTGTCATCATAATATTACTGTACATTGGTTGCAAACATTATTTACCACACAATAGTCACTTAGTGGGAAAGTTGGCTTTTTCATAACTGACCTTGAGGAGGAACACTATGGTTCATCTGACAAAGAACACAGTCTAggctgatttaatttaattacaggTTTTGAATTAAGCCCCACTGACAATAAACCAATTACAGTAATTCTGAGCAGACTGATTAATttagaatgaaaacaaacaacaacaacaacaacaacaacaacctaaAAATCGTTTATAGTAAACTAAAAAGACAGATTTATAAGACAGAAGACAGAAGTTATAGCTATATGGAAGTGATTTGGAAAAAGCTTCTCTTCACATACTGTGAATTTACTATGGACAACTATTGAAAAAGAAATCACATtgcaaaaaaactaaaacaatgtTGTTTACCTGCACGGTCCTGAGGCGTCTGAACTGTTCTGTTGAGGGGTAGTCAGGGCGGCCCATGCTCTGCCACAGCTGGTACGGGTTGGTTACATTGTTGTCAATGTAATATGTGACATACACAAGACCTGGATAGCAGACAGCAGATAACAGGCAGGACTGAATTAAGCCAATGTTGGCCCGGGTCATATTATTCTTGAAATATCATTACCTATTAATCTAGAATAATAGTACACCCAACAATAATGTGTTGAACCCACCCTTTTGTGCAGACAGTCCCTTCAGTGAgatggtgacatcatcagtgtttaTGGAGGTGCTGTTGTCGTCACTGTTGTAGAGCAGCACTGCTGCCTGCCAGCTGTCTGAGCCGCCTGGTATTGTGGGCTTATGACTGCTGGCGAGAACTCCTATAGTGCTCTTGTTGGCTCCTGCTGAGCTCAGAACCTGAGCCAAGACCTGGGTCTCTCCTTAAAGTACAATCACATGCAGGAGAGGCAGCAGGGCATTTAAAATAGGATTCAGACAGATGAGACAGCAACATCCTGCAGACATGAGCTTTGCTTGTGCAAGGGTCTGCTTCAGAAAACACACGTTATTTAAATCCACATAACTCAATCAGGCATTTCCTCTGAGGAACAGATAAAAGCCTACAGGGTCACCTGTTCTAGAGTAAAGAGATTGTCACCTAGCAGAGCCAGCAGGCCCATGACAGTGAGGACAGGCTTCCTGATCAGCTGGACGTGAGGTGGCTGGGTGTTGTTGACCTGGAAGCGGGCAGTCAGTGTGCGCTGGGTGAAGGGGTGGGGGTGGTAGCTGAGGAAGGCATTGTCATTGCTGAGCAGGGTGTAGTTGATGGTGCTGTTTGGGTCTGCCAGCAGCAGATCCTGGTGCTGGTTTATTACCTGTAGGAGCCAGACAGAGGATTGGTGTAAAGTAAGTGGCAGAGCTAAGCCTGTCTGGGTTTGGTGTGCAGTTCCCCATCCAACCAGTGGCTACAGTGACAAGCATGTATTAGGTTAGGTGTTCTGTGAATGAGAAACAAACTATAAGAGAAAGGCAGTGGGAGTGAGGGGGATGGTAAACCTGGCAGGGTGTATTTGTTCGGGTGCTGAGTTACAAATAAGCTTCCTCCAAAATTGCTTACTCCACCTTTAATAGTTCATAGCAGCCATTTGAAAATGTTGCTCTAAAATCAGCAATTAATTTCAGGTAATAAGAAACCTCAGTCACTcattcagaaaataaataatacaaaagaCTTCCAGATGGTTCATAATGATTGTAAATATGCAATTGTGTGAGTCACCATCTTCAGGAATAAGTACATTATTTGCTCTACACTCATACTAGGCTTAAAGACCTGcatgtaagatttagtggcatcggGCAGTGaaattgcagaactgaaacttctcccctaaatccacatacacacactggacctttaaatacaaATGCTGATCTTTACCATCAAGTGTTCAAATACAATTTTTCCTCTCTATTTCATGTTGCTGTTCTTCACCTAACCTTCACCACCATCGCAGCATAGGTCACATCAGCTCTCCACTCCTGAGGCCTAGACCAGCCCACCAGTGGGTCAGCCTCATCGTTGTAAACAGGGAGGCTGCGGAACCGAGGGAAACGCTCCTGGATCTCCTGCACTGTCTGGATCTCCTGCTGCAAGATGGGTAAGGAGTAGCCTCCTCCCtgaaggacagagacagaaagtaAGCTTCAACTAAAGTAATTCTAATTGCATCCGTTTTATAGTTAATAAAGCTAATGGAGCCGCTAACAATTAT includes these proteins:
- the LOC125891003 gene encoding ATP synthase subunit e, mitochondrial-like is translated as MAPPVAVSPLIKTARYSALIAGIIYGKKRYDYLKPIAAEERRIEEEEKKIREEQERIAKELREASEDTILK
- the LOC125891001 gene encoding purpurin-like isoform X2, whose protein sequence is MDFQIFALVMLFLACVEQGLASCVVDSFTVKEDFDPKRYEGKWYALQKKDPEGLFLQDNISAEYTVGDDGAMIASSRGRVTLFGFWVVCADMAAQYSVPDPGTPGKMFMNYQGLASYLSSGGDNYWVIDTDYDNYAITYACRTLKEDGSCEDGYSLVFSRNPRGLPPAIQRVVRQKQEEICMAGEFQPVLQSGAC
- the LOC125891001 gene encoding purpurin-like isoform X1 encodes the protein MLDFVLLRMDFQIFALVMLFLACVEQGLASCVVDSFTVKEDFDPKRYEGKWYALQKKDPEGLFLQDNISAEYTVGDDGAMIASSRGRVTLFGFWVVCADMAAQYSVPDPGTPGKMFMNYQGLASYLSSGGDNYWVIDTDYDNYAITYACRTLKEDGSCEDGYSLVFSRNPRGLPPAIQRVVRQKQEEICMAGEFQPVLQSGAC
- the idua gene encoding alpha-L-iduronidase, yielding MHWKTFSVFALLLNITGTSPTSYVITVDVGKPVGYLKHFWRSTGFCPPLPHTQAHQFDLSTDQQLNLAYVGSVPHGGIQQVRIHWMLELVTAQDIGGQPHYNFTKLDQLIELLWINGLRPGFELMGSVSNYFTDFEDKSQVVKWRNLIYLLAKRYIDKYGLGSVSQWNFETWNEPNNHDFDNVTVSIQGFLNYYDACSEGLRAASSYLRFGGPGDSCHSPPHSPYCWAMLQHCYNGTNYFTGETGVRIDYIALHKKGGGYSLPILQQEIQTVQEIQERFPRFRSLPVYNDEADPLVGWSRPQEWRADVTYAAMVVKVINQHQDLLLADPNSTINYTLLSNDNAFLSYHPHPFTQRTLTARFQVNNTQPPHVQLIRKPVLTVMGLLALLGETQVLAQVLSSAGANKSTIGVLASSHKPTIPGGSDSWQAAVLLYNSDDNSTSINTDDVTISLKGLSAQKGLVYVTYYIDNNVTNPYQLWQSMGRPDYPSTEQFRRLRTVQDPHVDGPWEVPAGDTLTLKAELSLPSVLLIHVCARPKAVPGQVNGLRFIRITKGQVLIAWSDHCIDCKCIKTFEVEFSTEQKEFSRINTQDTIFTSHVYSPVDQEVGGLYRVRAVDYWGRPGQFSLPERYSEEM